ACCAAAACAGGAGCAAGAGGCTTTAAGTGCTAGGGGGAATAAAAATAAGCATCACAGCTTGTGAAAAATAGCCTGATCCCTTCTTCTGCCTGATCTTTCTTTACAAGGTGGAccaggaagaagaaaactgaTTAACAGGCAGGCAAAGGCATGTGCTAATGAGCTAAAAATTGATTCAGATAAAGGGATATGTAATGAGCAATGAATTTTCTCGGTGTACTTTGTACACAAACATATCTCTGAAGCAGCCATTTGGAAAAGCACACAGGCAATACTCACTTCAAGACCTGTAAAATCAGTGAGGTCACTTTTGTCCAACAACATGTTCTCCTGGAAAACTTTCTGTTGTTTCACATCTAGCATTGCAAGTAATTCCAAGCACTGCTGGTTCAGGactacaaaataaaacaaagaaagagaTTACAAATACCTCCTGTTCTGATTTCTTAATTTCTGAGTTCAGCTGCACTCAAATGAAGCAGTTCAAGCATCAGTTTGGGAACAAGATGAGAGAGTAGAAGTAGAAACTCATACCCGAGTTGTTTCTCCTGTGTTCTCCCAGAAGTAATGGCCCACTTAGAACATTTCCTGTATTGCTCTGCCTCAGGACTTGGAGCTCCTCTCTTCCTACACTTAAAAGTCAGGCAGCCTCTCATTTGGAGCAGCACAACATTGGGCAAGCCATGATTCCAGTCAGCTATTTTACAGCTTTTTGGAAGGCAAAAATAAGTAAAGGGACTTGAGTCCTCTGATCCagtggctgccctggctgctttCCAGTTTAATTTCCAGGCTGGTGCATATCCACTAAGATATGTGAACAAGACACTGATCCTCACAGGAATCTTCCATCACAGCTAAAACCTGATTTATTCCTGAAAAACAGTGTATTCAGAGGAATAGCTGTCACCAGCTTACTTGCATTTTCAGCTTTAAGTGTTTTAACTTCTTCTGTCCTCAGTTTCAATGCTTCCTTAAGAGCTGCATTTTCACAGTATATCCTGTAGAAGTCAGAAAATGGCTTtactatatattttaaaaacctttttaaGTGAGCActcagtaattttaaaaagtaaccTGTTAAAACATGGTATCTAATAtttctgcaaattaaaattAGGATTACTTGAGAGatggaattagaaaaaaatcaaaagtgaAAGGAGCTGAGTACTAgatgtaaattttaaaaaaaacaaatcttcACATATAAGTAGGCAGTGCCCATAGCTTTAACAAGAGATGAGTTTAAGTGCCACATTTCCATTAGAACTgcaaagaaatttttaattatGAACCTCTGAAACAATTGCTAGAAATTTCCTATTTCCTTGAAGGAACAAAAGTGATATTAGAGGAGTGACAGCTCTGGTCTGTAAACTTCCTGTAGTCTGAATCCTGTTTTCAGGAACAGCTGTGCCTTCAGGTGTTGCAACGTGAGAGCACACAATACACACTGATAATGCATTTTTCCTTGAAGTATTTCCCTCTCGAACAGAACAGTGGCAATCTGACGTCCTAAATGTCAAAGCAATACAATTTATTTGGTGCATCTTCTCAGCTGTCAGTAAATGCAGCCTAGTCTGAATTATTTCTCTTGGAAAAAACCTACTCAGCCAGGAAAGCCAGAGAGCCTTTCAAGAGGCACCCCTTGACAAATGTGTCTGTGGAATAGTTTGTAAACTTCTGGCTTGTTTGATTTGAAGCTGAAACgtatttaaataaaagcatATTCTGAATTGTAAAACAACAGCAATGATAATAACAAATAATGACAATAACAGCTCTGATGGGTAGACTCCAGAGATACAATTTCTACTAAATGAGAGAATCTGCTGATCCCATTTCTCAAGGTGTGTTATGTATCATCAGTTTAGTGCCTCTGGCACATTCTTCTTGCCCAGCCACACCTGCTGTCCCCTCAGAGTGACTCCTATTTAACAAAGAACCTCTTGATCAGCCTTTCTCTGAAGCACTGGCTTTACCTGAGCTCATGCCCAGACCGACAGCGCCAgacaataaataaattattaaccAGGAAATCATACTTTCACACGCATGCCTATACcattattttctctccctcatCTATGGTTGAGGTAAATAAGGATAATCAGTCCCCAGCCGGCTAACATcatatgattaaaaaaaactgaGCCTAGCAAAGCCAGCCTACAGACacctaaaaaaaggaaaaaaaaaaagatattggGACAATATACTAGaagttttaattgaaaaatacaaatgtgaTTAGTGTGAAAAATCACAATCTCCCAGAATTTAGAAGGGAATTGGGAAAATACAAAACCCCCAAAGAACGTGAGGAAGCAAGTTTGGAACAGAACAAATGACACAGAGCACtcagtgaaatttaaaaaaatcaaacaaaaaacacagtgTAAGCCAAATACCTGtcatatttttctgtccagGTGTCTTCTATGTTTTTCAACCTGTCCTGATCAAATTCAATTTCCcactgcaaaatatttatttcctgtggaaacaaaacaaactcgCAGTAGCTCCTTACAGGGCTCCCCTCAGAAGGGTGCCAGGGGTGCTGGGCTTGGCAGAGATCTCCGTGGCCAGGGACAATCTGTGACACTGCTCATGACAGATGTGGTGCCAGACACCAAAGTCTCTGCACCTCTGGCCCGTGGACTGCAGGACTGCAGGACTGCAATCTCTTTTCAGAGCCTGCAGCTTCCAGAGGCCCCAGCAAAGACAAACCCAcgctgtcccagctccctgtcCCACTCCCAGCACGGAACAGAACAGCAGTAGGagcaacaaagcaaaaaacccagTTTAACAAGGGAGCTCAAcgccttcctcctccccctACTAAAACTGGGCACTCAGAGTCCTCGGGGAGCCTCAGTGAATCCCTGAGGAGCAACTGAACCCACAAACAGCTCAAAGTGCAGGATGGGCTCTGGCTCCTCCTCTGCTATCACACAAAAAGAGACCAGAAGAGATAAATTAGTGTTTCCCTTTCTACCaaaaaggaacaggaattcCTTTCACAAACCCCCTGGAATTAATGCACTGATTTAAATAAGCAGTCTGATAACCCCTTTTTAACAGCCATGGGCTTCTCTCTGTGGGTGAAGGAAACACCCACGCTTACCTTCTCCAGAGTCCTCTTTTCTTCCTCAGTTTTCTGAAGCATTGCTTTTGTATGGCTCGTGGCTTTATCAAACACTGCCTGCAAAAttaacaaacaacaaaacccaaaacgcCACGCTGTCAAATGCTGTGGTTAAATTGAGttaattttcagtttcacaTTCCTAGTCAAACAGCAGAATGCAGAGCTGCAAACTCCAGCAGCCTCCTCGTGAGCCCCAGAGGGTTCTGATATCGAGTCTAACTTGCACAACAAACTTTTTGGGTTTCAAGCCAGAATCTCTGCAGCATCATTCACCTCGAGATCGTGTCTTCTTCAGGGCTCGTGCAGGAAATCACGCCTCAAAAAACAGGGTTACAACTCACCTGAGCTCTGATCCAGGCCTAACTCACTACAAAAAGGTGATGGTTGAAACCACACAACTAGAAATGGGTTATGTGAGTAGGCTAAGTTCCAGGAACTGATTTCAGCAGAATTTGTTATGGATGCGAATAAAAACACTACAAATGGTGAACAAAAGAACAACCTGACATTTAAGGCACACTGTCCTCTAGGGCAGCAGATGGAGCACTGAACTTCAAATACTCATGCTTTGCAGCAGGATTCCAAGCACTGCCTAAATCTTCAATATAAGGGACTGGGAAAAAAACGTGATTTTATCTTTAGTAGATAAATCCTCAAGGATTGTCAAAGATAAAATTATAAGAATTGCTATGACACTAAAGTCTCCTTAAATAACACACTAGTTCCAGTAAATGGTAGGGGTGAGTCTGTAACACCTGCAGACTCAATTATTTAAactgcagccctgggaaggcCTTAAGGTTGCTGAGGTTTTGACGAGGAGTCGCAGAAGATTTCCTTCGCTTTCCTTGTTCCCACCAAGAGATTTCTGAACAGCTCCTACCATGCTCTGCAGGATCCTCAGGGCTTCATCTTTTCCTTCAAGCTGTCTTCGAGACGCTTCGAGCTCAACTTTCAAATTTTCAAGTTCCTGAAGTAAAACAAAGTGGGTACACTGAATAAAAGCCAAGGTGATCCTGGTAAGACTCGGCTGTAAAACCAGTGTAAACTTCCGCTCCTCAAAAAACAAACCTCTCTTTTACCTGCATGATGTCTTTTCATGGGCTCACCTGAGGTTAAAGAACACAGTGCAGATGGAAGATGTATTTTTACAGCTGAATCTGCTGGCTGTGATGCCAACACCTCAACACATTTAACCACACTAAAATCAAAATGTACTGATAGCTACCTTTCAACAAACACGCAGACTAAAAATCCAAAGATTGTTTACACTACAGACTTTCAAGCCCCAAAGCCTAATAAAAATCTGTTATAAAAGTACAACAATCTTCAGTAATCTCtgcatctttaaaaatattttctctgccccctcaaaaaaccccacaaacagaCAAACCCCCCAGATTTCCTGACGTAACATTTAATTTATGTTTTTCCAAGAACCCCGATGCACCCAAGTCTCTCAGCATGCCAAGATCCTCGTGCTACATGGAAGGGAAATGCACATTTGGAGAGCAGTTCTGGGCACTGTTACCAACCTCCAGAGCTTCCCGGAGTTGATGCCTTAGTTCTTCATTTGACACTTCAGTATTAGATTCTGTAGGATCAATGGAGGATATTAAATGATGAGACACTGTAACatttaatggaagaaaaaaagtgagGCTTTTACCCTGAAAAGAGTTAACATCCAAAGGTGAATTTTCATCTTTGTgttgtgggctttttttcttgtggAGCTAATaaacatatttaagaaataCATCAATACAAGCTCAAAACACGTTGCTTCATAGTTAAAAAAGTGAAATAGGAGGAAAATAAGTATTGTAAAGAGATATAAAGACAAACATTTTATAACTTCATTTAAAATAGAGCAAACAAAATTGCCatcttgatttaaaaaaaataattgtttagaTTATTTTCTGATTGCAACTTTTCAACATCCACATTTAAAACAACAGCTGATGGTACTTAGAAGTAGGGGCAATTTTCAGGAGACAGAGATAGCTTACTGTGGAAAGGATAATAGGGAATTGTTTAAAGGAGAAATACAACCAAGTTACACAGAAATACCTCagtcaaaatattaaaaaatgacaGGAAAGCAGCCGGACCATAATGAACAGCACTGCCCACATTTTATTACTTTCACAGCAGCATTGGCTTCACAAAAAAAGTTAGATTAATACTAATGCAAGTTGTAAAACTTACTTCTTAACCCCTAATGTAAGCCAATTCACTAATTTCAACTAAAGAGCAAATAAGATTTTGAATATTTAGCTACAAATATTTAGCTTTAGGTACTGTCTTTAGGAAGATTTTAACTGACTTAAATCAGGAATCCAAGCAATGCCACTCAATTTCAGACACAGCCGAACCTATGTAGGTACGCCCACCACAGGATGGTCTCTGAGAAACGTCGTTTTCAAATGCAGAAGGAAACACCTTAAAACGGGACATTTCACACGAAGAATGAGCAGCGACTCTGATGCTCACGCTCTGGGAGGAAGGTGGAGCATCCCAGCCCTCCAGGGAATTTTGGCAAGCGGTTTGAATTAAACTGGATGACACCTTGTGTGGCAGCTGAGCGGCCCCCTTCCACTAACAACAACTTTTCGTATGATGAATAATCAACTTCCAAATTGCTCTTACCACAGCTACTCTGCCGTGTGGAACTAGAGGCAGGTTTTTTGAGAGATCCATCGTAAAAGCTGTTTCGTTTTGGAGCAGGAAGAGCTGCAGCATCGCTTTCTTCTGCTACCTTTGCTGACAAGGGAGAACTGCAACTCTTTCCAGATCCCTTCCTAGATCTAACTGAATAGGAATTCTGTAGGTTTTCCCCTTCATAAACGCCTCCCGGTCTTCTCCCAAGTCCGTTTCCCAAGTCCCCACACGTCATGTCATCCTCTTCTGCTtcctccatcttctcctcttgttttttccGGGTTTTcggttggtttggggttttttccctgagCGAGGGCGGCGAAGAGCGCCTCCCGCCAGGAGGATTTTATCTGGAAGAACGGAAAGCTCCGCGTCCAGCGCAGCAGGACGAGCCCCGAACGGGAAACGCGAGGCTGCGGCAGCCGGGGCGGCCGAAATGGGGACCCCGGCCCggggagcagcctggggacacccccgAGGGGACACCCCCGAGGGGACACCCCGAGGGATACCTGCGGGGACACCTGCGGGGACACCCCCGAGGGGGACACCTGCGGGGACACCCCGAGGGATACCTGCGGGGACACCCCCGAGGGGACACCCCCGAGGGGACACCCCCGAGGGGACACCCCGAGGGATACCTGCGGGGACACCTGCGGGGACACCCCCGAGGGGGACACCTGCGGGGACACCCCGAGGGACACCTGCGGGGACACCTGCGGGGACACCCCCGAGGGGGACACCCCCGAGGGGGACACCCTCGGGGGATACCTGCGCGGACACCCCCGAGGGGACACCCCGAGGGATACCtgcggggacacccccgggggACACCCCGAGGGATACCTGCGGGGACACCCCCGAGGGGACACCCTCGGGGGATACCTGCGGGGACACCCCGAGGGACACCTGCGGGGACACCTGCGCGGACACCCCCGAGGGGACACCCCCgaggggacacccccggggggacacccccggggggacacccccggggGGACACCCTCGGGGGATACCTGCGCGGACACCCCCGAGGGGACACCCCCGAGGGGACACCCCCGAGGGGACACCTGCGGGGACACCCCGAGGGGGACACCTGCGGGGACACCCCGAGGGATACCtgcggggacacccccgggggGACACCTGCGGGGACACCtgcggggacacccccgggggATACCTGCGGGGACACCTGCGGGGACACCCCCGAGGGGACACCCCCGAGGGGACACCCCCGAGGGCACACCCCCGGGGGGATACCTGCGCGGACACCCCCGGGGGATACCTGCGCGGACACCTGCGGGGGATACCTGCGCGGACaccccgcccgcccgcgccccgaCCCACCTGCGCGCCCGCGGCGGCGGAGCCGGTCCCGCCCCGGGGCGGCACCGGAGCGCCCGCGGGCTGCTCGGAGGGACGGGCGTGTTCATTCCTGCGGCTACCGGCGCTCATCGCAGCCGCACCCGCCAGCCAGCACGGCCTGAGGCGCCCAGCGTGGTCCCTCCGCTGTTCCCACGGACTGGGTGTGAAAAATGCACGTTTTATGagtggcttttcgcaaatgttacaatgaatattacaTGCGTGgcgttagaaagttatgctgtattacttaagtagtgtgttaaatacagtttcaggttacaacataatgttatcTGCAATGTAGGATTATTTTACAGCTCAAGCAAGAAATGAGATAATCATCACGCAGAGGTGTCAGTGACTTGGGGCCCATGAAGAATTACAGCCTCCTCATCAGAAAAAACATTATTCCACCTTCTCTCCGTCTTTGTGGAACCACCAAGATTAAGGGGAAAGAattgacaaaaaccagaaaagttcttaatttgcaaggaatttatgcatcatgtatgacatatatgaatatgcaacagacTGTtacttttaaggttattcctttgttcacaagagATGCTTTTTGTGACTTGGTGTCTGAGAGCATCCGGACATCCGTATTTccttgctttttattgtcttgtagtTGTCCTAACTGTAAATTTTATTGCTCTAAtcgtattactatttttataaccattttattattattactgaacttttaaaactttaaaaaccaagtgattggtgtTTTTCACACTGGGGCTGTCCTGACACCTGCACATCACCCCCACCTGCTGTCAGCTCCCAGCCAACCTCTGCCCCAGCTGCCACAATGCCTGGGCCCAATTCT
Above is a window of Lonchura striata isolate bLonStr1 chromosome Z, bLonStr1.mat, whole genome shotgun sequence DNA encoding:
- the CCDC125 gene encoding coiled-coil domain-containing protein 125, with amino-acid sequence MEEAEEDDMTCGDLGNGLGRRPGGVYEGENLQNSYSVRSRKGSGKSCSSPLSAKVAEESDAAALPAPKRNSFYDGSLKKPASSSTRQSSCESNTEVSNEELRHQLREALEELENLKVELEASRRQLEGKDEALRILQSMAVFDKATSHTKAMLQKTEEEKRTLEKEINILQWEIEFDQDRLKNIEDTWTEKYDRIYCENAALKEALKLRTEEVKTLKAENAILNQQCLELLAMLDVKQQKVFQENMLLDKSDLTDFTGLELAVLGACTCSPAEGQPCPCAKVAALTRKQLLHLKQQVEDVKKSREEAYLVADAFRTAFEQQLGQRQEQALRLAEALGVKKGTRSGSWRRQGAEGGEPSLGRRLSGLLRSAGDGRRVRELDDAQELLRVLIDLVNDKEEALAHQRKVSYMLARAAEPGQAGPGWRTAPRPRGKECSGNTRSGHGAAEATVLALRAQLRNGATATWKRMFWKRPLRSAEGRHHGHVEKNVLETPGVAMGPPRPRSWPSALG